A portion of the Rhinopithecus roxellana isolate Shanxi Qingling chromosome 19, ASM756505v1, whole genome shotgun sequence genome contains these proteins:
- the WBP2 gene encoding WW domain-binding protein 2 has product MALNKNHSEGGGVIVNNTESILMSYDHVELTFNDMKNVPEAFKGTKKGTVYLTPYRVIFLSKGKDAMQSFMMPFYLMKDCEIKQPVFGANYIKGTVKAEAGGGWEGSASYKLTFTAGGAIEFGQRMLQVASQASRGEAPNGAYGYSYMPSGAYVYPPPVANGMYPCPPGYPYPPPPPEFYPGPPMMDGAMGYVQPPPPPYPGPMEPPVSGPDVPSTPAAEAKAAEAAASAYYNPGNPHNVYMPTSQPPPPPYYPPEDKKTQ; this is encoded by the exons ATGGCGCTCAACAAGAATCATTCGGAGGGCGGCGGAGTGATCGTCAACAACACGGAGAG CATCCTCATGTCCTATGATCATGTGGAACTCACATTCAATGACATGAAGAACGTGCCAGAAGCCTTCAAAGGGACCAAGAAAGGCACCGTCTACCTTACCCCTTACCGG GTCATCTTTCTGTCCAAGGGCAAGGATGCCATGCAGTCCTTTATGATGCCATTTTATCTCATGAAAGACTGTGAGATCAAGCAGCCTGTATTTGGTGCaaactacatcaagggaacagtgaaggcagaagcaggag GTGGCTGGGAAGGCTCTGCTTCCTACAAGTTGACTTTCACGGCAGGGGGCGCCATTGAGTTTGGACAGCGGATGCTCCAAGTGGCATCTCAAG CCTCCAGAGGTGAAGCCCCCAATGGAGCCTATGGCTACTCTTACATGCCCAGCGGGGCCTATGTCTATCCCCCGCCAGTCGCCAATGGAATGTACCCCTGCCCTCCTGGCTACCCCTATCCACCGCCCCCGCCTG AGTTCTATCCAGGACCCCCAATGATGGATGGGGCCATGGGATACGTGCAGCCCCCACCACCGCCCTATCCTGGGCCCATGGAACCTCCGGTCAGCGGTCCCGATGTCCCCTCCACTCCTGCAG CCGAAGCCAAGGCCGCAGAAGCAGCCGCCAGCGCCTACTACAACCCAGGCAATCCTCACAACGTCTACATGCCCACG aGCCAGCCGCCACCACCTCCCTACTACCCACCGGAAGATAAGAAGACCCAGTag
- the TRIM47 gene encoding LOW QUALITY PROTEIN: E3 ubiquitin-protein ligase TRIM47 (The sequence of the model RefSeq protein was modified relative to this genomic sequence to represent the inferred CDS: deleted 1 base in 1 codon), whose product MDSSGPFSCPICLEPLREPVTLPCGHNFCLACLGALWPHRGASGAGGPGGAARCPLCQEPFPDGLQLRKNHTLSELLQLRQGSGPGPGPGPGPAPAPAPEPSVPSAPPSAPEPSAPCAPEPWSAGEEPVRCDACPEGAALPAALSCLSCLASFCPAHLGPHERSPALRGHRLVPPLRRLEESLCPRHLRPLERYCRAERVCLCEACAAQEHRGHELVPLEQERALQEAEQPKVLSAVEDRMDELGAGIAQSRRTVALIKSAAVAERERVSRLFADAAAALQGFQTQVLAFIEEGEAAMLGRSQGDLRRQEEQRSRLSRARQNLSQVPEADSVSFLQELLALRLALEEGCGPGPGPPRELSFTKSSQAVLAVRDVLAVACANQWEQLRGPAGNEDGPQKLDSEADAEPQDPDSTNLLESEAPRDYFLKFAYIVDLDSDTADKFLQLFGTKGVKRVLSPINYPESPTRFAHCEQVLGEGALDRGTYYWEVEIIEGWVSVGVMAEDFSPQEPYDRGRLGRNAHSCCLQWNGRSFSVWFHGLEAPLPHPFSPTVGVCLEYADRALAFYAVRDGKMSLLRRLKASRPRRGGIPASPIDPFQSRLDSHFAGLFTHRLKPAFFLESVDAHLQIGPLKKSCISVLKRR is encoded by the exons ATGGACAGCAGTGGTCCCTTCAGCTGCCCCATCTGCCTAGAGCCGCTCCGGGAGCCGGTGACGCTGCCCTGCGGCCACAACTTCTGTCTCGCCTGCCTGGGCGCACTCTGGCCGCATCGTGGCGCGAGTGGCGCCGGCGGACCCGGAGGCGCGGCCCGCTGCCCGCTGTGCCAGGAGCCCTTCCCCGACGGCCTTCAGCTCCGCAAGAACCACACGCTGTCCGAGCTGCTGCAGCTCCGCCAGGGCTCGGGCCCCGGGCCCGGCCCTGGCCCAGGCCCGGCCCCTGCTCCGGCTCCGGAGCCCTCGGTGCCCAGCGCGCCGCCCAGCGCCCCGGAGCCGTCGGCCCCCTGCGCGCCCGAGCCGTGGTCCGCGGGCGAAGAGCCAGTGCGCTGCGACGCGTGCCCCGAGGGCGCGGCCCTGCCTGCCGCGCtgtcctgcctctcctgcctcgcctccttTTGCCCCGCGCACCTGGGCCCGCACGAGCGCAGCCCCGCACTCCGCGGACACCGCCTGGTGCCGCCGCTGCGCCGGCTAGAGGAGAGCCTGTGCCCGCGCCACCTGCGGCCGCTCGAGCGCTACTGCCGCGCGGAGCGCGTGTGTCTGTGCGAGGCCTGCGCCGCCCAGGAGCACCGCGGCCACGAGCTGGTGCCGCTGGAGCAGGAGCGCGCGCTTCAGGAG GCTGAGCAGCCGAAAGTCCTGAGCGCCGTGGAGGACCGCATGGACGAACTGGGTGCTGGCATTGCACAGTCCAGGCGCACAGTGGCCCTCATCAAG AGTGCAGCCGTGGCGGAGCGGGAGAGGGTGAGCCGGCTGTTTGCAGATGCTGCGGCTGCCCTGCAGGGCTTTCAGACCCAGGTGCTGGCCTTCATTGAGGAGGGGGAAGCTGCTATGCTGGGCCGCTCCCAGGGTGACCTGCGGCGACAGGAGGAACAGCGCAGCCGCCTGAGCCGAGCCCGCCAGAATCTCAGCCAGGTCCCTGAAGCCGACTCAGTCAGCTTCCTGCAG GAGCTGCTGGCACTAAGGCTGGCCCTGGAGGAGGGGTGTGGCCCTGGCCCTGGACCGCCGAGGGAGCTCAGCTTCACCAAATCTTCCCAAGCTGTCCTG GCAGTGAGAGACGTGCTGGCCGTGGCCTGCGCCAACCAGTGGGAGCAGCTGAGGGGGCCGGCTGGCAACGAGGACGGGCCACAGAAGCTGGACTCGGAAG CTGATGCTGAGCCCCAGGACCCCGATAGCACGAACCTCTTGGAGAGTGAAGCTCCCAGGGACTATTTCCTCAAGT TTGCCTACATCGTGGATTTGGACAGTGACACGGCAGACAAGTTCCTGCAGCTGTTTGGAACCAAGGGTGTCAAGAGGGTGCTGTCTCCTATCAACTACCCTGAGTCGCCTACCCGCTTCGCCCATTGTGAGCAGGTGCTGGGCGAGGGCGCCCTGGACCGGGGCACCTActactgggaggtggagattatcGAGGGCTGGGTCAGCGTGGGGGTCATGGCCGAAGACTTCTCCCCACAAGAGCCCTACGACCGCGGCCGGCTGGGCCGCAACGCCCACTCCTGCTGCCTGCAGTGGAATGGACGCAGCTTCTCCGTCTGGTTTCATGGGCTGGAGGCTCCCCTGCCACACCCCTTCTCGCCCACAGTTGGGGTCTGCCTAGAATATGCCGACCGTGCCCTGGCCTTCTATGCTGTGCGGGACGGCAAGATGAGCCTCCTGCGGAGGCTGAAGGCCTCCCGGCCCCGCCGGGGTGGCATCCCGGCCTCCCCCATTGACCCCTTCCAGAGCCGCCTGGATAGTCACTTTGCAGGGCTGTTCACCCACAGGCTCAAGCCTGCCTTCTTCCTGGAGAGTGTGGACGCTCACCTGCAGATCGGGCCCCTCAAGAAGTCCTGCATATCCGTGCTGAAGAGGAGGTGA